Proteins encoded within one genomic window of Ailuropoda melanoleuca isolate Jingjing chromosome 16, ASM200744v2, whole genome shotgun sequence:
- the LOC105241797 gene encoding killer cell lectin-like receptor 2, with protein MSASHVLSVLQLQIGMRQMWYSAYRVTWSRGGAVISEWEYHSETIISACCLTALTRTRDQXRTRKASFYSSFLGQLSPPATLRGIDTDGVWVAVWETSGRESPNRLTPIGTQRSGKTDDSVILGILCLLLLVTVAVLRIKIFQYIQENHQQREEIRNLTREHHILQNDSYLKERLLTNKTLEYNILKNEWLQQKEQDLLFADRTYQRENEGKLCENRLSYRGIKYYYFIPESQNWNGCKQTCQSYNSSLLKINDEDELAFIQPQTYRNNYWIGLSYDDREQKWKWIDTGPPFGINYTFMSSSGRGQCAFLSSTRTTPTECSKAYSCICEGRIDDVVSAHFNSYKNKRKSKKAQAGRGAEAGSALRSHFVLTPNGFALLGLNYFSICDRHSSIPQIYRRSQMGNPKVATEAIFFSQIGCMNLEQSEAANRVAVACTVSIL; from the exons ATGTCGGCATCACATGTCTTGTCTGTGCTGCAGTTACAAATAGGAATGAGACAGATGTGGTACTCAGCTTACAGAGT cacttgGTCAAGAGGAGGGGCAGTAATTTCTGAGTGGGAGTACCATTCAGAAACAATCATTTCTGCCTGCTGTCTTACAGCCCTCACGCGCACAAGGGACCAGNCCAGGACCAGAAAGGCCAGCTTCTACTCCTCTTTTCTGGGTCAGCTTTCTCCACCTGCCACCCTGCGTGGCATAGACACAG ATGGTGTATGGGTTGCAGTTTGGGAAACTTCTGGCAGAG AGTCACCAAATAGATTGACGCCAATTGGGACTCAAAGGTCTGGGAAAACTGATGACTCAG TGATTCTTGGGATCCTGTGTTTGCTACTATTGGTGACAGTTGCCGTGTTGAggataaaaa tttttcagtaTATTCAAGAAAACCATCAGCAGAGGGAAGAGATACGAAACCTGACTCGAGAGCACCACATTTTGCAAAATGACAGCTACTTAAAGGAGCGACTTTTGACAAATAAGACTTTAGAATATAACATTCTGAAAAATGAATGGCTTCAGCAGAAGGAACAGGATTTACTGTTTGCAGATAGGACGtatcagagagaaaatgaag GCAAACTCTGTGAAAACCGCCTGTCCTATCGTggaataaagtattattattttattcctgaaagTCAAAACTGGAACGGATGTAAACAGACTTGCCAAAGTTATAATTCATCTCTTTTGAAGATAAATGATGAAGATGAACTG GCCTTTATTCAACCCCAAACTTATAGGAATAACTACTGGATTGGGTTATCATATGATGATAgagaacaaaaatggaaatggattGACACTGGCCCACCTTTCGGGAT TAACTATACATTCATGAGTTCTTCTGGAAGAGGACAATGTGCATTTTTAAGCTCAACAAGAACAACACCTACTGAGTGCTCTAAGGCCTACAGTTGTATCTGTGAGGGGAGAATTGATGATGTTGTCTCTGCCCACTTCAATAGTTACAAGAACAAAAG aaagagcaagaaagcacaagcagggcgaggggcagaagcaggctctgcactgag atCACATTTTGTCTTAACACCTAATGGTTTCGCTCTCCTCGGATTAAACTATTTCTCCATCTGTGATCGACACAGCAGCATTCCTCAGATCTACAGAAGGTCACAAATGGGAAATCCCAAA